In the Burkholderia glumae LMG 2196 = ATCC 33617 genome, one interval contains:
- a CDS encoding ExbD/TolR family protein, with protein MAMSVGQEDDDEVIAAINTTPLVDVMLVLLIIFLITIPVVTHTIPLQLPKEAVQPLQTTPKSIELAVNREGQYFWGEQLVDGPTLLAKLKAVSQMVPQPDVHVRGDQDTRYEFIGRLITDCERAGIAKVSFITEPPARGG; from the coding sequence ATGGCCATGAGTGTCGGGCAGGAAGACGACGACGAGGTGATCGCCGCGATCAACACCACGCCGCTCGTCGACGTGATGCTGGTGCTGCTGATCATCTTCCTGATCACGATCCCGGTCGTCACGCACACGATTCCGCTGCAACTGCCGAAGGAGGCCGTGCAGCCGCTGCAGACCACGCCCAAGAGCATCGAGCTCGCGGTGAACCGCGAGGGCCAGTACTTCTGGGGCGAGCAGCTGGTGGACGGGCCGACGCTGCTCGCCAAGCTGAAGGCGGTCTCGCAGATGGTGCCGCAGCCGGACGTGCACGTGCGCGGCGATCAGGACACGCGCTACGAGTTCATCGGGCGTCTGATCACCGATTGCGAGCGGGCGGGCATCGCCAAGGTGTCCTTCATCACCGAGCCGCCGGCGCGCGGCGGTTAA
- a CDS encoding microcin C ABC transporter permease YejB, with protein MLAYILRRLLLMIPTIIGVVTITFVVTQFVPGGPVEQVLTQLRHGGARGGESGSGGGGYHGSQGVDPQQIEQIKKQFGFDKPPLTRYLMMLGNYARFDLGQSYFAHRSVWEVIRSKLPVSITLGLWTVLLTYLIAVPLGIAKAVRNGSRFDTVTSVMVLTGYAIPGFVLGVLLLMLFGGGTFWQLFPMRGITSDNFAELSLVGKVLDYLWHIVLPVTAAVVGNFAIVTILTKNTFLEEIGRQYVLTARAKGAPERDVLWKHVLRNAAIPLVTGLPAAFVGAFLNGNLLIETLFSLDGMGQLSYDSVIRRDYPVVLGSLFLFTLIGLITKLIADVCYVLVDPRIQFSRLDH; from the coding sequence ATGCTCGCCTACATACTCAGACGTCTGCTGCTGATGATCCCGACCATCATCGGCGTGGTGACGATCACCTTCGTGGTCACGCAGTTCGTGCCGGGCGGCCCGGTCGAGCAGGTGCTCACCCAGCTGCGCCACGGCGGCGCGCGCGGCGGCGAGAGCGGCAGTGGCGGCGGCGGCTATCACGGCAGCCAGGGCGTGGACCCGCAGCAGATCGAGCAGATCAAGAAGCAGTTCGGCTTCGACAAGCCGCCGCTCACGCGCTATCTGATGATGCTCGGCAACTACGCGCGCTTCGATCTCGGCCAGTCCTACTTCGCGCACCGCAGCGTGTGGGAGGTGATCCGCTCCAAGCTGCCGGTGTCGATCACGCTGGGGCTCTGGACGGTGCTGCTCACCTACCTGATCGCGGTGCCGCTCGGCATCGCCAAGGCGGTGCGCAACGGCTCGCGCTTCGACACCGTGACGAGCGTGATGGTGCTGACCGGCTACGCGATTCCCGGCTTCGTGCTCGGCGTGCTGCTGCTGATGCTGTTCGGCGGCGGCACGTTCTGGCAGCTGTTCCCGATGCGCGGCATCACCTCCGACAACTTCGCCGAGCTGTCGCTGGTCGGCAAGGTGCTCGACTACCTCTGGCACATCGTGCTGCCGGTCACGGCGGCCGTGGTCGGCAACTTCGCGATCGTCACGATCCTGACCAAGAACACCTTCCTGGAGGAGATCGGCCGGCAATACGTGCTGACCGCGCGCGCCAAGGGCGCGCCGGAGCGCGACGTGCTCTGGAAGCACGTGCTGCGCAACGCGGCGATCCCGCTCGTCACCGGCCTGCCCGCCGCGTTCGTGGGCGCGTTCCTGAACGGCAACCTGCTGATCGAGACGCTGTTCTCGCTCGACGGCATGGGCCAGCTCTCCTACGACTCGGTGATCCGCCGCGATTACCCGGTCGTGCTCGGCTCGCTGTTCCTGTTCACGCTGATCGGCCTCATCACCAAACTCATCGCTGACGTCTGCTATGTCCTCGTCGACCCCCGCATCCAATTCTCCCGCCTGGACCACTGA
- a CDS encoding MotA/TolQ/ExbB proton channel family protein — protein sequence MAKRSIAALAASMMISATGLAVSVAPAVLLAPQSAFAQASDAAAGSAPAAVQAAPAATDAVPPPAPAATEAVANPYGLGALWKGGDFVARFVLVLLVIMSMGSWYIMITKFLEQVRANRRAKHADQQLWTAPSLNEGVKLLDEASPFRFLTETAIEAGEHHQEALLEAVDRNTWIDASVERGITNVSNRLQDGLAFLATVGSTAPFVGLFGTVWGIYHALTAIGIAGQASIDKVAGPVGEALIMTAIGLAVAVPAVLGYNFLVRRNKTVMERVRNFGAQLHTVVLAGGKRTRVAGAPAATLGR from the coding sequence ATGGCCAAGCGTTCGATCGCCGCGCTCGCGGCAAGCATGATGATTTCCGCCACCGGCCTGGCCGTATCGGTGGCCCCGGCGGTGCTGCTCGCGCCGCAGAGCGCGTTCGCGCAGGCGAGCGACGCGGCCGCCGGCTCGGCGCCCGCGGCCGTGCAGGCCGCGCCCGCCGCGACCGATGCGGTGCCCCCGCCGGCGCCGGCCGCCACCGAGGCGGTGGCCAACCCCTACGGCCTCGGCGCGCTCTGGAAGGGCGGCGACTTCGTCGCGCGCTTCGTGCTGGTGCTGCTGGTGATCATGTCGATGGGCAGCTGGTACATCATGATCACCAAGTTCCTCGAACAGGTGCGCGCCAACCGCCGCGCCAAGCATGCCGACCAGCAGCTCTGGACGGCCCCGTCGCTCAACGAGGGCGTCAAGCTGCTCGACGAGGCCTCGCCGTTCCGCTTCCTGACCGAGACCGCGATCGAGGCGGGCGAGCATCACCAGGAGGCGCTGCTCGAGGCGGTGGACCGCAACACCTGGATCGACGCGTCGGTCGAGCGCGGCATCACCAATGTCTCGAACCGCCTGCAGGACGGCCTGGCGTTCCTCGCCACAGTGGGCTCCACGGCCCCCTTCGTCGGCCTGTTCGGCACCGTCTGGGGTATCTATCACGCGCTGACCGCGATCGGCATCGCGGGCCAGGCCTCGATCGACAAGGTGGCCGGCCCGGTGGGCGAAGCCCTGATCATGACCGCCATCGGCCTGGCCGTGGCGGTGCCGGCAGTGCTCGGCTACAACTTCCTGGTTCGCCGCAACAAGACCGTGATGGAGCGCGTGCGCAACTTCGGCGCGCAGCTGCACACCGTGGTGCTGGCCGGCGGCAAGCGCACCCGCGTGGCCGGCGCGCCGGCCGCCACGCTCGGCCGCTGA
- a CDS encoding TonB-dependent receptor, whose protein sequence is MKQRVLATAVRQIVWAEIALAATLAAPAFAQSQPAAGPATVADAVANGPAVTVAQAAAPSSVGTASTAEAPAAAPGTAATGPDGKKVAQIKRFEVTGSLIRSSDKVGFNQVQTITQKDITSSGAVTVSDFLRNTTANSANSWGEGQSSSFAAGAAGIALRGLPEKYTLVLVDGQRVAPFAFFSNADDSFFDLNTIPLNAIERIEIVKTGAVSQYGSDAIGGVVNIITKHDFRGLQLDGSLGSAINAGNGNGTTKFGVLGGFGDLNADRFNITAAASFYKSNGFTLADRDSTRNMDYTGKPGGLSLLGPSYWNLPDGSTQALGGCTPRPAATNSLTQGLPGTICGINTAQSMSVLPMTERLNAKLHGDFKVDDKTTAFADFMISSISSTSNQGTHTVGNPQGPALVWNPATQQLTPFNTVVPTSNPYNTTGVPSVLTYTFPATVAEKTNSTFWRASTGVKGSFTLPYGDWDWSTSLSHSQSTVSNSFSNALNVNQLTNIYQNGALNFANPSATPGAFNGLYQDASTFGISKLDTVDATLSTPNLFHLPTGDVGLGLGAQFTHQSEFLAPGSGYVDGAVTSPNLQSVNGQRNVAAVYYQINVPILKNLTFSQSGRYDHYSDVGGAFSPRFALRYQPAQQLTLYTSYSRGFRAPTFVEDSASRTIGSQIDPATGLNYTSITVGNPNIAPEHTRNLNIGFQLSPSRYTDFSLDWYKIRVDNVIGQGSPSSVVSDPNTGALLYKVIPYQNLGYLDTNGFESTFRQAVPLKGLGTITLSGDWAYVKSFKIGTPGAAPVDGAGNNYTLTQPFGGSFPRWRGNTTLDWNYHRWDAALTWQFTGPYAQNLSAAPAPSKVGSYSQFNLMVTYTGFKNWTIYGGIDNIFNRTPPYDPIFANGTISQNGYDQSIYTYIGRFAQIGATYKF, encoded by the coding sequence ATGAAACAGAGAGTGTTGGCGACGGCCGTGAGGCAGATCGTCTGGGCGGAAATCGCATTGGCGGCCACGCTGGCCGCGCCGGCGTTCGCGCAAAGCCAGCCTGCCGCCGGCCCGGCGACGGTGGCCGATGCGGTGGCGAACGGCCCGGCCGTGACGGTGGCGCAGGCGGCCGCGCCGTCGAGCGTGGGCACGGCGAGCACGGCCGAGGCGCCCGCAGCGGCGCCGGGCACGGCGGCCACGGGACCGGACGGCAAGAAGGTGGCGCAGATCAAGCGCTTCGAGGTGACCGGCTCGCTGATTCGCAGCTCGGACAAGGTCGGCTTCAACCAGGTTCAGACGATCACGCAGAAGGACATCACCAGCAGCGGCGCGGTGACCGTGTCCGACTTCCTGCGCAACACCACCGCCAACTCGGCCAACAGCTGGGGCGAAGGCCAGAGCAGCAGCTTCGCGGCCGGCGCGGCCGGCATCGCGCTGCGCGGCCTGCCGGAGAAGTACACGCTGGTGCTGGTGGACGGCCAGCGCGTGGCGCCGTTCGCGTTCTTCTCGAACGCGGACGATTCGTTCTTCGATCTCAACACGATCCCGCTCAACGCGATCGAGCGCATCGAAATCGTCAAGACCGGCGCCGTGTCGCAATACGGCTCGGACGCGATCGGCGGCGTCGTCAACATCATCACCAAGCACGATTTCCGCGGCCTGCAGCTCGACGGCAGCCTCGGCAGCGCGATCAACGCCGGCAACGGCAACGGCACCACCAAGTTCGGCGTGCTCGGCGGCTTCGGCGACCTGAACGCCGACCGCTTCAACATTACCGCTGCGGCCAGCTTCTACAAGTCCAACGGCTTCACGCTGGCCGATCGCGACTCCACGCGCAACATGGACTACACCGGCAAGCCGGGCGGCCTGTCGCTGCTCGGGCCGTCGTACTGGAACTTGCCGGACGGCTCGACTCAGGCGCTGGGCGGCTGCACGCCGCGTCCGGCTGCCACCAATTCGCTCACGCAGGGCCTGCCGGGCACCATCTGCGGCATCAATACCGCGCAGAGCATGTCGGTCCTGCCGATGACGGAGCGCCTGAACGCGAAGCTGCACGGCGACTTCAAGGTGGACGACAAGACCACCGCGTTCGCCGATTTCATGATCAGCAGCATTTCGTCGACCTCGAACCAGGGCACCCACACGGTGGGCAACCCGCAGGGGCCGGCCCTGGTCTGGAACCCGGCCACGCAGCAGCTCACGCCGTTCAACACGGTAGTGCCCACCAGCAACCCGTACAACACCACGGGCGTGCCGTCGGTGCTCACCTACACGTTTCCGGCCACGGTCGCCGAGAAGACCAACTCGACGTTCTGGCGTGCGTCCACCGGCGTCAAGGGTTCGTTTACGCTGCCCTATGGCGACTGGGACTGGTCGACCTCGCTCAGCCACTCGCAGAGCACGGTCAGCAACTCGTTCTCGAACGCGCTCAACGTCAACCAGCTCACCAATATCTACCAGAACGGCGCGCTGAATTTCGCGAACCCGTCGGCCACGCCGGGCGCGTTCAACGGGCTGTATCAGGACGCCAGCACGTTCGGTATCTCGAAGCTCGATACGGTGGACGCGACGCTGTCCACGCCGAACCTGTTCCACCTGCCCACAGGTGACGTCGGCCTTGGCCTGGGCGCGCAGTTCACCCACCAGAGCGAATTCCTCGCGCCGGGCTCGGGCTACGTGGACGGCGCCGTGACCTCGCCGAACCTTCAGTCGGTGAACGGCCAGCGCAACGTCGCGGCGGTCTACTATCAGATCAACGTGCCGATCCTGAAGAACCTGACGTTCAGCCAGTCGGGCCGCTACGACCACTACTCCGACGTCGGCGGCGCGTTCTCGCCGCGCTTCGCGCTGCGCTACCAGCCGGCCCAGCAGCTCACGCTGTACACCTCGTACAGCCGCGGCTTCCGCGCGCCGACCTTCGTCGAGGACAGCGCCTCGCGCACCATCGGCAGCCAGATCGATCCGGCCACCGGCCTGAACTACACGTCGATCACGGTGGGCAACCCGAACATTGCGCCGGAGCACACGCGCAACCTGAACATCGGCTTCCAGCTCTCGCCGAGCCGCTACACCGATTTCAGCCTCGACTGGTACAAGATCCGCGTGGACAACGTGATCGGCCAGGGCAGCCCGTCGAGCGTGGTGAGCGATCCGAACACCGGCGCGCTGCTGTACAAGGTGATCCCGTACCAGAACCTCGGCTACCTCGACACCAACGGCTTCGAGTCGACGTTCCGCCAGGCGGTGCCGCTCAAGGGCCTCGGCACCATCACGCTGTCGGGTGACTGGGCCTACGTGAAGAGCTTCAAGATCGGCACGCCGGGTGCGGCGCCGGTGGACGGCGCGGGCAACAACTACACGCTGACCCAGCCGTTCGGCGGCAGCTTCCCGCGCTGGCGCGGCAACACCACGCTGGACTGGAACTACCACCGCTGGGATGCCGCGCTGACCTGGCAGTTCACCGGCCCGTACGCGCAGAACCTGTCCGCGGCGCCGGCGCCGAGCAAGGTCGGCTCCTACAGCCAGTTCAACCTGATGGTGACCTACACGGGCTTCAAGAACTGGACGATCTACGGCGGCATCGACAACATCTTCAACCGCACGCCGCCGTATGACCCGATCTTCGCGAACGGCACGATTAGCCAGAATGGCTATGACCAGTCGATCTACACCTACATCGGCCGCTTCGCCCAGATCGGCGCGACCTACAAGTTCTGA
- a CDS encoding ExbD/TolR family protein, with protein sequence MGMNVSSRSGGEPEVMVDINTTPLIDVMLVLLIMLIITIPIQMHSVKMDLPVGNPPPPPTPPEIVQIDIDFDGTTTWNGAPVPNRAALEAKLQQAAAEPVQPEIHLRPNKLVPYRDVAGVLAAAQRVGATKIGLIGNEQYMQ encoded by the coding sequence ATGGGTATGAACGTGTCCTCGCGCAGCGGCGGCGAGCCGGAGGTGATGGTCGACATCAACACCACGCCGCTGATCGACGTGATGCTGGTGCTGCTGATCATGCTGATCATCACCATCCCGATCCAGATGCACTCGGTGAAGATGGACCTGCCGGTCGGCAATCCGCCGCCGCCGCCCACGCCGCCGGAGATCGTGCAGATCGACATCGACTTCGACGGCACCACCACCTGGAACGGCGCGCCGGTGCCGAACCGCGCCGCGCTGGAAGCGAAGCTGCAGCAGGCCGCGGCCGAACCGGTGCAGCCCGAGATCCACCTGCGCCCGAACAAGCTGGTGCCGTACCGCGACGTGGCCGGCGTGCTGGCCGCCGCGCAGCGCGTCGGGGCGACCAAGATCGGCCTGATCGGCAACGAACAGTATATGCAGTAA
- a CDS encoding extracellular solute-binding protein has product MRRPRAAGHALAARLARVAAFACVAAAACFMQPGAALAVPAIAQYDAPKYPPNFTHFDYADPDAPADGTLTFNNYNQLQSYDSLNPFLVRGAPAPDIQNLMFDTLMQRSWDELASEYPLIADDVEIAPDRSSATFHINPAARFSNGDPITAADVKYSFDTLASPQASPIVNAQFEVIRRATVVDRLTVRFDFKRPERSAPLIAGDLPVFSPKWGQRADGTRPPFDQIVEVPPIASGAYLIAERANDKQIVYERNPQYWAANLPTRRGMFRFQRITFKLYVDLYTMLEAFKAGDIDMRMEYSSSQWARRYVGKNFDNGLLKQGLFPDGPPQMQGFLINLRRPMFQDVRVRHALALAFDYDWMNRMMFYGQYRRTNSFWEASPFGATGMPSEKELALLEPFRKSLPPEVFGPMVKQPSTLPPNSLRGNLKQARALLEAAGWHYRDGALRDANGTPMTIEIIDDEPGMDRLILPYTQALALLGIHAWLHEIDSALYQKRLDNFQYDMTTYIYAPVTIPGAELTRRFGSAAADEPGSENYPGLKSKAVDALIRDVLAADTLDQLETATRALDRVLINLYILVPQYYLPNARIAYKSTYGHPKVIPASFNYEDWMIDYWYRKRPAAGAAHAAGASGAAGKE; this is encoded by the coding sequence ATGCGCCGGCCACGGGCCGCGGGTCACGCCCTGGCCGCCCGCCTCGCGCGCGTGGCCGCCTTCGCGTGCGTCGCGGCGGCGGCCTGCTTCATGCAGCCGGGCGCCGCGCTTGCCGTGCCGGCGATCGCGCAGTACGACGCGCCGAAGTACCCGCCGAACTTCACGCATTTCGACTACGCGGACCCGGACGCGCCCGCCGACGGCACGCTCACGTTCAACAACTACAACCAGCTGCAGAGCTACGACTCGCTGAACCCGTTCCTGGTGCGCGGCGCGCCGGCGCCGGACATCCAGAACCTGATGTTCGACACGCTGATGCAGCGCAGCTGGGACGAGCTGGCCTCCGAATATCCGCTGATCGCCGACGACGTCGAGATCGCGCCGGACCGCAGCTCGGCCACCTTCCACATCAATCCGGCCGCGCGTTTCTCGAACGGCGACCCGATCACGGCCGCCGACGTCAAGTATTCGTTCGACACGCTGGCGAGCCCGCAGGCCTCGCCGATCGTCAACGCGCAGTTCGAGGTGATTCGCCGCGCCACGGTGGTGGACCGCCTCACGGTGCGTTTCGATTTCAAGCGGCCCGAGCGCTCGGCGCCGCTGATCGCGGGCGATCTGCCGGTGTTCTCGCCGAAGTGGGGGCAGCGCGCCGACGGCACGCGCCCGCCGTTCGACCAGATCGTGGAGGTGCCGCCGATCGCGAGCGGCGCCTACCTGATCGCCGAGCGCGCCAACGACAAGCAGATCGTCTACGAGCGCAATCCGCAGTACTGGGCCGCCAACCTGCCGACGCGGCGCGGCATGTTCCGCTTCCAGCGCATCACGTTCAAGCTCTATGTCGACCTCTACACCATGCTCGAGGCGTTCAAGGCCGGCGACATCGACATGCGCATGGAATACAGCTCGTCGCAATGGGCGCGCCGCTACGTGGGCAAGAATTTCGACAACGGGCTGCTGAAACAGGGGCTGTTTCCCGACGGCCCGCCGCAGATGCAGGGCTTCCTGATCAACCTGCGCCGGCCGATGTTCCAGGACGTGCGGGTGCGCCACGCGCTGGCGCTGGCGTTCGACTACGACTGGATGAACCGGATGATGTTCTACGGCCAGTACCGGCGGACCAACAGCTTCTGGGAGGCGAGCCCGTTCGGCGCCACCGGCATGCCCAGCGAGAAGGAGCTGGCGCTGCTCGAGCCGTTCCGCAAGTCGCTGCCGCCCGAGGTGTTCGGGCCGATGGTGAAGCAGCCCAGCACGCTGCCGCCGAACTCGCTGCGCGGCAACCTCAAGCAGGCGCGGGCGCTGCTGGAGGCGGCCGGCTGGCACTATCGCGACGGCGCGCTGCGCGACGCCAACGGCACCCCGATGACGATCGAGATCATCGACGACGAGCCCGGCATGGACCGCCTGATCCTGCCGTACACGCAGGCGCTCGCGCTGCTCGGCATCCACGCCTGGCTGCACGAGATCGACAGCGCGCTGTATCAGAAGCGGCTCGACAACTTCCAGTACGACATGACCACCTACATCTACGCGCCGGTCACGATCCCCGGCGCGGAGCTGACGCGCCGCTTCGGCAGCGCGGCCGCCGACGAGCCCGGCTCGGAAAACTATCCGGGCCTGAAGTCGAAGGCGGTGGACGCGTTGATCCGCGACGTGCTCGCGGCCGACACGCTCGACCAGCTGGAGACGGCCACCCGCGCGCTCGACCGCGTGCTGATCAACCTCTACATCCTGGTGCCGCAGTACTACCTGCCCAACGCGCGGATCGCCTACAAGAGCACCTACGGCCATCCGAAGGTGATTCCCGCGTCGTTCAACTACGAGGACTGGATGATCGACTACTGGTACCGCAAGCGCCCCGCCGCGGGCGCCGCGCACGCGGCCGGCGCCTCGGGTGCCGCCGGCAAGGAGTGA
- a CDS encoding helix-turn-helix domain-containing protein has protein sequence MASFSDESTSAAAAIGARMRALRQRLKLTLDEVAAAAGISKPFLSQVERGRATPSLASLAGIARALGVTMQYFVEAPSEAKAVRRADTLQFFSFADSANSFARMTNPGSSRQLDAVLVRLPAREPGSPMPSDAGEQFLYVVRGEIALTLNGRTLTLKPGDTAHYEAALAQAWRNAADEEAWVVWVGTPRLF, from the coding sequence ATGGCCTCGTTCAGCGATGAATCGACGTCGGCCGCGGCCGCGATCGGCGCGCGAATGCGCGCGCTGCGCCAGCGGCTGAAGCTCACGCTCGACGAGGTCGCGGCGGCCGCGGGCATCTCGAAGCCGTTCCTGTCGCAGGTCGAGCGCGGCCGCGCCACGCCGTCGCTGGCCTCGCTGGCCGGCATCGCCCGCGCGCTCGGCGTCACGATGCAGTACTTCGTCGAGGCGCCGAGCGAGGCGAAGGCGGTCAGGCGCGCGGACACGCTGCAGTTCTTCAGCTTCGCGGATTCGGCCAACTCGTTCGCGCGCATGACCAACCCGGGCAGCAGCCGCCAGCTCGACGCGGTACTGGTGAGGCTGCCGGCCCGCGAACCGGGCTCTCCGATGCCGTCGGACGCGGGCGAGCAGTTCCTGTACGTGGTGCGCGGCGAGATCGCGCTGACGCTGAACGGCCGCACGCTGACGCTGAAGCCCGGCGACACCGCGCACTACGAGGCGGCGCTCGCGCAGGCGTGGCGCAACGCGGCCGACGAGGAGGCGTGGGTGGTCTGGGTCGGCACGCCGAGACTGTTTTGA
- a CDS encoding energy transducer TonB has translation MKMEDGLATSNSGLAQLGRPRQYEATRKQSARRYVGIAVVLLLHVVLIYALLNGLATKVVQVIQHPIETRIIEPVKPPPPPPMPTVKLPPPKFAPPPPPFVPPPEVPVQAPPQTPIVHQAAPVVSAPVTAPPVAAPPAPKPVSHEVGVVCPNSDQIRGSIPYPKEAQENNITGDVLIEFTVDADGRITNERVAQSADSDLDRAAFNAVKRFKCVAQGQPVRVQVPFSFNLN, from the coding sequence ATGAAAATGGAAGATGGCCTCGCCACTTCGAACAGCGGGCTCGCGCAACTCGGCCGTCCCCGCCAGTACGAGGCAACGCGCAAGCAGTCGGCGCGCCGCTATGTCGGCATCGCCGTCGTGCTGCTGCTGCACGTGGTGCTGATCTACGCACTGCTCAACGGCCTCGCGACCAAGGTCGTGCAGGTGATCCAGCACCCGATCGAAACTCGCATCATCGAGCCGGTCAAGCCGCCGCCGCCGCCGCCGATGCCCACCGTCAAGCTGCCGCCGCCGAAGTTCGCGCCGCCGCCGCCGCCGTTCGTGCCGCCGCCCGAGGTGCCGGTGCAGGCACCGCCGCAGACGCCGATCGTGCATCAGGCCGCTCCGGTGGTGTCCGCGCCCGTCACGGCACCGCCCGTGGCCGCGCCGCCCGCCCCCAAGCCGGTGAGCCATGAGGTCGGCGTGGTGTGCCCGAATTCGGATCAGATCCGCGGTTCGATCCCCTATCCGAAGGAGGCGCAGGAAAACAACATCACGGGCGACGTGCTGATCGAATTCACCGTGGACGCGGACGGCAGGATCACCAACGAGCGCGTCGCGCAGTCGGCCGATTCGGATCTCGATCGCGCTGCGTTCAATGCGGTCAAGCGGTTCAAGTGTGTGGCGCAGGGGCAACCGGTGCGCGTACAGGTTCCGTTCTCCTTCAATCTGAACTGA
- a CDS encoding tetratricopeptide repeat protein, whose protein sequence is MIDQRMTRAALAAALGMFFACAAPLASAADTLRPEVAKPLAAAQELYRAHKYRDALGKIALAQAVPNKTPYEAVTVDEMRGAAAIAAGDAGAAEQAYEAVLASGHASPADEQRTAAALAGLYFQQKNYPLAIRTAQRYQKAGGGDPEMRTLLLQSYYLSNDCKPVVATLRPALEADTRAGRVPEEASLQMLATCAQRTGDGATYRAALESLVVHHPNPAYQTQLFDAIRTRPGYLSSLDLDLYRLRRASGGLTSAADYMEMTQLAIVAGSTAEAKQVVDQGFASGVLGHDAQAEREKRLQALAAKRAVAPPDPANPVDPVDAGLNQVFAGKAAEGLAQIRQAIAKGGLAHPDLAQLRLGEAYYVAGDKPRAVQAWRAVNGNDGTADLARLWTLVAAK, encoded by the coding sequence ATGATCGACCAACGGATGACGCGCGCCGCGCTCGCGGCCGCGCTGGGGATGTTTTTTGCCTGCGCCGCGCCGCTCGCGAGCGCGGCCGACACGCTGCGGCCCGAGGTGGCCAAGCCGCTCGCGGCCGCGCAGGAGCTTTATCGCGCGCACAAGTATCGCGATGCGCTCGGCAAGATCGCGCTTGCGCAGGCCGTGCCGAACAAGACCCCCTACGAGGCGGTGACGGTGGACGAAATGCGCGGCGCCGCGGCGATCGCGGCTGGCGATGCGGGCGCCGCCGAACAGGCCTACGAGGCCGTGCTGGCCTCGGGCCACGCGAGCCCCGCCGACGAGCAGCGCACGGCCGCCGCGCTGGCCGGGCTCTATTTCCAGCAGAAGAACTATCCGCTCGCGATCCGCACCGCGCAGCGCTATCAGAAGGCGGGCGGCGGCGATCCCGAGATGCGCACGCTGCTGCTGCAGTCGTACTACCTGTCGAACGACTGCAAGCCGGTGGTGGCCACGCTCAGGCCCGCGCTCGAGGCCGACACGCGCGCGGGCCGCGTGCCCGAGGAGGCGTCGCTGCAGATGCTGGCCACCTGCGCGCAGCGCACCGGCGACGGCGCGACCTATCGCGCCGCGCTCGAATCGCTGGTGGTCCACCATCCGAATCCGGCCTATCAGACCCAGCTGTTCGACGCGATCCGCACGCGGCCCGGCTATCTGTCCTCGCTCGACCTCGACCTGTACCGGCTGCGGCGTGCCAGCGGCGGCCTGACGAGCGCCGCCGACTACATGGAGATGACGCAGCTCGCGATCGTGGCCGGCTCGACGGCCGAAGCCAAGCAGGTGGTGGACCAGGGTTTCGCCTCGGGCGTGCTCGGCCACGATGCCCAGGCCGAGCGCGAGAAGCGCCTGCAGGCGCTGGCCGCCAAGCGCGCGGTGGCGCCGCCCGATCCGGCCAACCCGGTCGATCCGGTAGACGCGGGGCTCAACCAGGTGTTCGCCGGCAAGGCGGCCGAAGGCCTCGCGCAGATCCGGCAGGCGATCGCCAAGGGCGGCCTCGCGCATCCGGATCTGGCGCAGCTGCGCCTCGGCGAGGCGTACTACGTCGCGGGCGACAAGCCCCGCGCGGTGCAGGCCTGGCGCGCCGTCAACGGGAACGACGGGACAGCCGACCTCGCGCGGCTGTGGACCCTCGTCGCGGCGAAATGA